The Armatimonadota bacterium genome has a segment encoding these proteins:
- a CDS encoding porin produces MHKIRPFFAALPLLAAVAHAQDAPVVQAPAPPAIQVSGFVDWYYEYNFNRPQRYISDGAGGTTLNPIQNNLRNFDFKDNQFALNMAEVVIQKAPAPVGFHVNLAFGKATDYIHAGEPGGADTYKHILQAYLTAPVKAFGKGDTIDVGKFVTSHGAEVIETKDNWNYTRSLLFAWAIPYYHAGLRYNHPIDATSSLTLHLVNGWNNVEDNNTSPSVGFMYTKAFTPKFTWVQNYMGGPEQNKDNKDIRHLIDTVLTYNATDKTSLMLNTDFGFDKVAGQNVKWSGVAGYVRQALTPSTAVVARAEYYDDKDGFTTGTVQKVKEATLTYEWKSTTGLLTRAEFRYDKSNADSFQNHDGTGKDSQATVLLGTVYAF; encoded by the coding sequence GTGCACAAGATACGCCCATTCTTCGCGGCTTTGCCGCTGCTTGCCGCCGTCGCTCACGCCCAGGATGCCCCGGTCGTCCAGGCTCCGGCGCCGCCCGCCATCCAGGTGAGCGGCTTCGTGGACTGGTACTACGAGTACAATTTCAACCGTCCGCAGCGGTACATTTCCGACGGCGCAGGCGGAACCACTCTCAATCCCATCCAGAACAACCTGCGGAATTTTGATTTCAAGGACAATCAGTTCGCTCTCAACATGGCGGAAGTGGTTATCCAGAAGGCGCCGGCCCCGGTTGGGTTCCATGTGAACCTGGCGTTCGGGAAGGCCACGGACTATATCCACGCCGGCGAACCGGGTGGCGCCGACACGTACAAGCATATCCTACAGGCCTACCTGACCGCCCCGGTGAAGGCGTTCGGCAAAGGGGACACGATCGATGTCGGCAAATTCGTGACTTCCCACGGCGCCGAGGTGATCGAAACCAAGGACAACTGGAACTACACGCGCAGCCTGCTCTTCGCGTGGGCCATCCCCTATTACCACGCCGGACTGCGATACAACCACCCAATCGACGCGACATCCAGCCTCACCCTGCATCTGGTCAACGGCTGGAATAATGTTGAAGACAATAACACCTCGCCCAGCGTCGGCTTTATGTACACCAAGGCGTTCACGCCGAAGTTCACCTGGGTGCAGAACTACATGGGAGGGCCCGAGCAGAACAAGGACAACAAGGATATCCGGCACCTGATTGACACGGTGCTGACCTACAACGCAACGGACAAGACGTCGCTGATGCTGAACACGGACTTCGGGTTCGACAAGGTTGCGGGGCAGAACGTGAAATGGAGCGGGGTGGCCGGCTACGTCCGCCAGGCGCTCACGCCATCCACAGCCGTGGTGGCCCGCGCGGAGTATTACGATGATAAGGATGGCTTCACCACAGGCACGGTTCAGAAGGTGAAGGAAGCGACGCTTACCTATGAGTGGAAATCCACGACCGGCCTCCTCACCCGCGCGGAATTCCGATACGACAAGTCCAACGCGGATTCATTTCAGAATCACGATGGCACCGGAAAGGACTCCCAGGCGACGGTGCTTCTGGGAACCGTCTACGCTTTCTAG
- a CDS encoding YihY/virulence factor BrkB family protein → MSHTIKPMIRVWRFVRTVVREFLHDHGPIMAAAMSFFATLSLFPLLLFGVSALGYVVGSQKAFHQVMDFFQSYAPGPVADIVRTTLGNIVATRGKVLAVGVLVLLWTATGAFVNMETALCMTWDVEKRKFLKSRLLATAMLLLVGAGLLVSLAFTAITLRIEGLHWRVFGHQTPDLPVFWHAMGYLVPILLGVAMFTATYYILPNTRVHFRAALLGGVVGGLLWHLALLGFRWYLKHYGHFDVVYGSLGGVIILVMWIYYSMIVLLLGAELAWQADQRLRHQEGNEALSPAEKLSSPAPMP, encoded by the coding sequence ATGTCCCACACAATCAAGCCAATGATCCGCGTGTGGCGATTCGTCAGGACGGTGGTGCGCGAGTTCCTTCATGACCACGGCCCGATCATGGCCGCCGCGATGAGCTTCTTCGCGACCCTCTCCCTCTTCCCCCTGCTGCTGTTCGGCGTGTCCGCCCTGGGCTACGTGGTGGGATCACAGAAGGCTTTCCATCAGGTGATGGATTTCTTCCAGTCCTACGCGCCCGGCCCGGTGGCCGATATAGTGCGCACCACGCTGGGCAACATCGTGGCCACGCGCGGCAAGGTGCTGGCGGTCGGTGTGCTCGTCCTGTTGTGGACCGCCACGGGCGCTTTCGTGAACATGGAAACCGCGCTCTGCATGACGTGGGATGTCGAGAAGCGAAAATTCCTGAAATCGCGATTGCTGGCGACCGCCATGCTGTTGCTTGTCGGCGCCGGGCTGCTCGTGTCGCTCGCGTTCACCGCCATCACGCTGCGGATCGAGGGCCTGCATTGGCGCGTCTTCGGCCACCAGACTCCGGACCTGCCGGTGTTCTGGCACGCTATGGGATACCTCGTCCCCATCCTGCTCGGCGTGGCCATGTTCACCGCGACCTACTACATCCTGCCCAACACGCGCGTGCATTTCCGGGCGGCTCTGCTCGGCGGCGTCGTCGGCGGCCTGCTGTGGCACCTCGCGCTGCTGGGTTTCCGCTGGTACCTGAAACACTACGGGCACTTCGACGTGGTCTACGGCTCGCTGGGCGGCGTCATCATCCTCGTCATGTGGATCTACTACTCGATGATCGTGCTCCTGCTGGGCGCCGAACTGGCGTGGCAGGCCGACCAGAGGCTGCGTCACCAGGAGGGGAATGAGGCGCTCAGCCCGGCCGAAAAGCTCTCGAGTCCCGCGCCGATGCCGTGA
- a CDS encoding DMT family transporter, with protein MMVAMNLVWGASYLVADIGLREMTPAGLAAWRFLIATLVFFPILVVRRSRISIRRADIVRIVAIGGITVAGSYLLTYQGILLASSTDRAVVSPLEPVALAIMGAIFLRERLAGRQWAGIAVACIGAYLLVSRHGFGRASERVMLGQGLMLLSFFTEGLYSILGKPLLGRYRPLVLTVWAMLFATIILFLTAAFKGGLPAPPHTLTTWLAVLFLAIPCSVVGYTLWYLVLEHMPAGKVGVFVFLQPVVGIGLGMLFRAERATLLLLAGTLLVVLGVWLTGGGAVEALPVAEPSA; from the coding sequence ATGATGGTGGCCATGAACCTCGTGTGGGGCGCCTCCTACCTCGTGGCGGACATCGGTTTGCGCGAGATGACGCCCGCCGGCCTGGCTGCGTGGCGTTTCCTCATCGCCACGCTCGTCTTCTTCCCGATTCTGGTGGTGCGCCGCTCGAGGATCAGCATCCGGCGCGCCGATATCGTCCGGATCGTCGCCATCGGCGGCATCACCGTCGCAGGCAGTTACCTGCTGACGTATCAGGGCATTCTCCTGGCCTCATCGACAGACCGGGCCGTTGTGAGCCCGTTGGAGCCGGTCGCGCTGGCGATCATGGGCGCTATCTTTCTCCGCGAGCGGCTGGCCGGCCGGCAATGGGCCGGAATCGCTGTGGCGTGTATTGGGGCATACCTCCTCGTGTCGCGGCACGGATTCGGCCGGGCGAGCGAGCGCGTGATGCTGGGGCAGGGTCTGATGCTGCTCAGCTTCTTTACCGAGGGGCTGTATTCCATCCTGGGCAAGCCACTGCTGGGCCGCTACCGTCCCCTCGTGCTCACGGTGTGGGCGATGTTGTTCGCCACGATCATCCTCTTCCTCACGGCAGCGTTCAAAGGCGGGCTTCCGGCCCCGCCGCACACACTCACAACGTGGCTCGCCGTGCTGTTCCTCGCGATACCGTGCTCGGTTGTGGGCTATACGCTCTGGTACCTGGTTCTCGAGCATATGCCGGCGGGCAAGGTTGGAGTGTTCGTCTTCCTCCAGCCGGTTGTGGGCATTGGGTTGGGCATGCTCTTCCGCGCGGAGCGCGCGACGCTCCTCCTGCTGGCCGGAACGCTGTTGGTGGTCCTCGGCGTTTGGCTCACCGGCGGAGGCGCGGTCGAAGCTCTGCCTGTTGCGGAACCATCCGCATAG
- the gatB gene encoding Asp-tRNA(Asn)/Glu-tRNA(Gln) amidotransferase subunit GatB — MSDTVLYEPTIGMETHAELKTRSKMFCGCSAEFGGSPNSHVCPVCMGLPGSLPVPNQKAIEFVIKTAMALGCKINTPTIFHRKNYFYPDLPKAYQITQYGDEPIGTNGHLDITVNGAVKRVRIRRVHLEEDTGKLFHNAGDVSSLVDYNRCGVPLMEIVSEPDVESAEQAREYATTLRNILVYLGVSDGKMEEGSFRCEPNISIKPVGTTELGTRTELKNLNSFRVLFKSSEAEIKRQERLLRRGEKVMQATLRWDEANGVTVPMRYKESEADYRYFPDPDLVPLEFSDALLEGIRSSLPELPTAKAARFVADYGLSAYDAAVLTVERPIADYFESVANAAGDPKAAANWVTGELARLLNADNLDIRETRVTPAELAALIGLIRDGTISGTIAKAVFEEMFATGKSAHAIIDEKGLVQVSDASAIEGIVDEVIAANPGEAGRYRAGEDKLLGFFVGQVMRASKGKANPGLANQVVKKKLAS, encoded by the coding sequence ATGTCTGACACAGTCCTGTATGAACCGACAATCGGCATGGAAACTCACGCCGAGCTGAAGACCCGGAGCAAGATGTTCTGCGGGTGCAGCGCCGAGTTTGGCGGCTCGCCAAACTCACACGTCTGCCCGGTATGTATGGGGCTGCCCGGCAGCCTTCCGGTGCCGAACCAGAAGGCCATCGAGTTTGTGATCAAGACGGCCATGGCGCTTGGCTGCAAGATCAACACGCCGACGATTTTCCATCGCAAGAACTATTTTTACCCGGACCTCCCCAAGGCGTATCAGATTACGCAGTACGGCGACGAACCGATCGGAACGAACGGGCATCTCGATATCACGGTCAACGGGGCCGTGAAGCGTGTCCGCATCCGGCGCGTCCACCTCGAGGAAGATACGGGCAAGCTTTTCCATAACGCGGGCGATGTGAGCAGCCTGGTGGATTACAACCGCTGTGGGGTTCCGCTGATGGAGATCGTGAGCGAACCGGATGTGGAAAGCGCGGAACAGGCCCGCGAGTACGCCACCACATTGCGCAATATCCTCGTGTACCTCGGCGTGTCCGACGGCAAAATGGAGGAAGGCTCCTTCCGCTGCGAACCCAACATCTCGATCAAGCCCGTCGGGACCACGGAACTGGGCACCCGCACCGAACTGAAGAACCTCAACTCCTTCAGGGTGCTCTTCAAAAGCAGCGAGGCCGAGATCAAACGGCAGGAACGCCTGCTCCGCCGGGGCGAAAAGGTGATGCAGGCGACCCTGCGCTGGGACGAGGCAAACGGCGTGACCGTGCCGATGCGCTACAAGGAGTCCGAGGCGGACTACCGTTACTTCCCGGATCCGGACCTGGTCCCGCTTGAATTCAGCGACGCGTTGCTGGAGGGAATCCGCTCGTCTCTGCCCGAACTCCCGACGGCGAAGGCGGCCAGATTCGTTGCCGATTACGGCCTCAGCGCGTACGACGCTGCGGTCCTCACCGTCGAACGGCCGATCGCGGACTACTTTGAGTCGGTCGCCAACGCGGCGGGCGATCCGAAAGCCGCGGCGAACTGGGTCACAGGCGAATTGGCACGACTCTTGAATGCCGACAATCTGGACATCCGCGAGACGCGGGTGACGCCGGCGGAACTGGCCGCCCTTATCGGACTCATCCGGGACGGCACGATCAGCGGCACCATCGCCAAGGCTGTTTTCGAGGAGATGTTCGCAACGGGAAAGAGCGCTCACGCCATCATTGACGAAAAGGGCCTGGTCCAGGTGAGCGATGCGTCCGCCATCGAAGGCATCGTGGACGAGGTCATCGCGGCCAACCCGGGCGAGGCCGGTCGTTACCGCGCGGGCGAGGATAAACTCCTCGGCTTTTTTGTGGGCCAGGTGATGCGCGCCAGCAAAGGAAAAGCGAACCCCGGTCTGGCAAATCAAGTCGTAAAGAAGAAACTCGCGTCTTGA
- a CDS encoding ATP-binding protein — MTIASTDEHCKHPALLTLFSENDLRPARRAVKQIVQHFPFDNRQVADITLAVAEACVNGVRYGAAPSVPEDAPVVTVAALPADDHLAIEVRDFGDGFTFEEPHMAENSAESGRGIALIHALMDDVDITSTRRGTKVRMVKYFNR, encoded by the coding sequence ATGACTATTGCAAGTACTGACGAACACTGTAAGCATCCCGCATTGCTGACGCTTTTCAGCGAGAACGACCTGCGTCCCGCCCGGCGCGCGGTTAAGCAGATTGTGCAGCATTTCCCGTTCGACAATCGTCAGGTGGCGGACATCACGCTCGCGGTTGCCGAAGCCTGTGTCAACGGCGTCCGCTACGGCGCCGCCCCCAGTGTCCCCGAAGATGCGCCGGTGGTCACGGTCGCCGCTCTTCCAGCGGACGACCATCTCGCCATCGAAGTCCGCGATTTTGGGGATGGCTTCACGTTTGAAGAACCGCACATGGCGGAGAATTCGGCGGAGTCCGGACGCGGCATCGCATTGATCCACGCCCTGATGGACGACGTGGACATCACCAGCACCCGGCGCGGCACCAAGGTCCGAATGGTCAAATATTTCAACCGCTGA
- a CDS encoding TonB-dependent receptor, translating to MRLTVRSLAAMMALAMTVGLGVATRTHAQSLTTGTIAGTVSDANGNSLPGVQISVDTGQMDVTNASGKFVISDILPGTHTVQAALVGFQTVSASVNVTQELTSTVDLVLSKRETVFTGVQTVIAPLIHKNVTPTLYTVTSKEEQLVRSQPNNLYQYPGALISQPGIIPDADGYPSVRGSRIQEVGYMLDGILIVEPSSGGFATNLVTVGLDRMNVYTGGYRAELGSAIGGIINSVVKTGASMRGQAAVEASTGSWDYSGLVYEQGNVEKNGFNWYVSGNFFRTRFEKNHQLESLPASNDEIIKLIQPFGKKDRFTLMYTNGAEHYNLPVNDPYTGKPWADTYTGAHIYEFNYQNNAFVSTPLTQDYQVQQHNIGSLTWNHQFTNTSGLTGQFYSWDRRVDANQLSSWDIADVTNRDKLNAGKLDFTTQMGPAFTVRIGGEMVDAANRNALVQLSGDFNDPASLRVSHRVRHNPTLDRNGYLSTTWKPTGSLVIDAGLRYDSRRYDRSAAAATLSTMTNADRKAADEALLATMGAKNTYSKTTPRIGATLTLSPKTLLKASAGRFIQFAPANLESRYYVATTGPGGNTRPLSMGNRRLFDVKPEIVDGYDVGIETQLSKVVGLAITPYYRKTKDAFNYTNFGQYDPTDKQGFVYNNSGHGKTRGVETKLEMREVNGLSGWITYTYQTAKSNVVGSLVTDSIGSATDPNAEHRLNFDQKHTIYVVGKYNKGAFEINPMLELGSGYPYGQPGDGPTGAGYGLDPNGNQTTDELPIIVNGKLNTGEVNPFNTGWHKNLSVTFRLYNNKQKSSYYFMQVQNLTNSKDVTAKFWQNPLTGTNTYGYVPTPVTVDGTTYPAHFEYKTWTTVPPIFVLIGVHQTF from the coding sequence GTGAGACTTACTGTTCGCTCGCTTGCGGCCATGATGGCGCTCGCTATGACCGTTGGTCTGGGTGTGGCAACACGGACACACGCCCAATCTTTGACCACCGGCACCATCGCGGGAACCGTCAGTGATGCCAACGGCAACTCCCTGCCCGGTGTTCAGATCTCCGTTGACACCGGCCAGATGGACGTCACGAACGCCTCCGGCAAGTTCGTGATCTCGGACATCCTTCCCGGCACCCACACCGTTCAGGCAGCCCTCGTTGGCTTCCAGACGGTCAGTGCCAGCGTGAACGTGACCCAGGAACTGACGAGTACTGTTGACCTTGTCCTTTCCAAGCGCGAAACCGTATTCACGGGCGTGCAGACTGTCATTGCACCGCTCATTCACAAGAACGTCACCCCGACGCTGTACACCGTGACCAGTAAAGAGGAGCAGCTCGTTCGCTCTCAGCCGAACAACCTGTACCAGTATCCTGGTGCCCTCATTTCCCAGCCTGGTATTATCCCGGACGCGGACGGCTACCCGTCCGTGCGCGGATCGCGCATTCAGGAAGTCGGCTACATGCTGGACGGCATCCTCATCGTTGAGCCGTCATCCGGTGGATTCGCCACCAACCTCGTCACCGTCGGCCTCGACCGGATGAACGTCTACACAGGCGGCTACCGCGCTGAACTCGGCTCCGCCATCGGCGGCATCATCAATTCCGTCGTCAAGACGGGCGCCTCCATGCGCGGCCAGGCCGCCGTGGAAGCCAGCACCGGTTCGTGGGATTACAGCGGCCTCGTTTACGAACAGGGCAACGTTGAAAAGAACGGGTTCAACTGGTACGTCTCCGGGAACTTCTTCCGCACACGCTTCGAGAAGAACCACCAGCTGGAATCGCTCCCCGCATCCAACGACGAAATCATCAAGCTCATCCAGCCCTTCGGCAAGAAGGACCGCTTCACCCTGATGTACACAAACGGCGCCGAGCATTACAACCTGCCCGTCAACGACCCGTACACCGGCAAGCCTTGGGCCGACACCTATACCGGCGCCCACATCTACGAGTTCAACTACCAGAACAACGCCTTTGTGAGCACTCCGCTCACTCAGGACTACCAGGTCCAGCAGCACAACATCGGTTCCCTCACATGGAACCACCAGTTCACCAATACCAGCGGACTCACCGGCCAGTTCTATTCGTGGGACCGCCGCGTGGACGCCAACCAGCTGTCTTCGTGGGACATCGCGGACGTCACCAACCGCGACAAACTGAATGCCGGCAAACTCGACTTCACCACCCAGATGGGCCCGGCGTTTACGGTTCGTATCGGCGGTGAGATGGTCGACGCCGCTAACAGGAACGCGCTCGTCCAGCTGTCCGGCGATTTCAACGACCCAGCGTCGCTCCGCGTTTCCCATCGCGTTCGCCATAACCCCACGCTGGACCGCAACGGCTATCTGTCAACCACCTGGAAGCCCACCGGCAGCCTCGTGATCGACGCCGGTCTTCGCTACGACTCCCGCCGGTATGACCGGTCGGCAGCCGCCGCCACCCTGAGCACGATGACAAACGCGGACCGCAAGGCCGCGGACGAGGCTCTGCTCGCTACCATGGGCGCCAAGAACACCTACTCCAAGACCACGCCGCGTATCGGCGCCACGCTGACCCTGTCTCCCAAGACGCTCTTGAAGGCGTCCGCCGGACGTTTCATTCAGTTCGCGCCGGCCAACCTGGAATCCCGCTACTACGTTGCCACAACCGGCCCGGGCGGGAACACGCGCCCGCTCAGCATGGGCAACCGCCGCCTCTTTGACGTGAAGCCGGAGATCGTGGATGGCTATGACGTGGGCATCGAAACCCAGCTGTCCAAGGTCGTCGGCCTCGCTATCACGCCTTACTATCGCAAGACCAAAGACGCGTTCAACTACACGAACTTCGGTCAGTACGATCCGACAGACAAACAGGGCTTCGTTTACAATAACAGCGGCCATGGCAAGACCAGGGGCGTTGAGACCAAACTCGAGATGCGCGAAGTGAACGGCCTCAGCGGCTGGATCACCTACACGTATCAGACCGCCAAGAGCAACGTCGTCGGTTCTCTCGTTACCGATTCTATTGGCTCGGCTACCGATCCGAACGCGGAGCATCGCCTGAACTTCGACCAGAAGCACACGATCTACGTCGTGGGCAAATACAATAAGGGCGCCTTCGAGATCAACCCGATGCTCGAACTCGGCTCCGGCTACCCGTATGGACAGCCCGGCGACGGTCCTACCGGGGCCGGCTACGGCCTGGACCCGAACGGCAACCAAACCACCGACGAACTTCCCATCATCGTGAACGGCAAGCTCAACACCGGCGAAGTGAACCCGTTCAACACGGGCTGGCACAAGAACCTGTCCGTCACCTTCCGCCTCTACAACAACAAGCAGAAGTCGTCTTACTACTTCATGCAGGTTCAGAACCTGACGAACAGCAAAGACGTAACAGCCAAGTTCTGGCAGAACCCGCTGACGGGCACGAACACCTACGGATACGTTCCCACCCCGGTAACGGTGGACGGTACAACGTACCCGGCGCACTTCGAGTACAAGACGTGGACCACCGTCCCGCCGATCTTCGTCCTCATCGGTGTCCACCAGACCTTCTAA
- the lepB gene encoding signal peptidase I, with amino-acid sequence MESVYLKLFVVFAVLAGFRLATFARFVPARVRSAIAEYTDSGIIASVVAIFVVTFLLQISRVEGISMAPTLHGGEYTLINKLTYRWRVPERGDVIVFRSPTDPQADYIKRVIAVPGETVEVKDGIVFVNGNPLKESYEETMPDYNYAEARVPPGSLFVLGDNRNRSFDSHLWPIPFLPMALVRGRASIVLWPPQRMGAIRGMPIAGPATQLPMNACR; translated from the coding sequence ATGGAATCCGTTTACCTCAAATTGTTCGTGGTGTTCGCTGTGCTGGCCGGTTTCCGGCTGGCCACTTTCGCGCGCTTCGTGCCGGCGAGGGTGCGGTCCGCGATCGCCGAATACACGGACAGCGGGATCATCGCCAGCGTGGTCGCTATCTTCGTGGTGACTTTCCTCCTGCAGATATCCCGTGTCGAGGGCATCTCCATGGCGCCCACCCTGCACGGCGGCGAGTACACGCTCATCAACAAGCTCACCTACCGGTGGCGCGTGCCGGAGCGCGGCGACGTCATCGTGTTCCGCTCACCGACGGATCCCCAGGCAGACTACATCAAGCGCGTCATCGCCGTTCCCGGTGAGACGGTGGAGGTGAAGGACGGCATCGTCTTCGTGAACGGAAATCCGCTGAAGGAGTCGTACGAAGAGACGATGCCGGACTACAACTACGCTGAAGCGAGGGTGCCGCCGGGCAGTCTCTTCGTCCTGGGCGATAACCGGAACCGGAGTTTCGACAGCCATCTTTGGCCGATCCCGTTCCTTCCAATGGCCCTGGTTCGCGGCCGCGCCAGCATCGTGCTCTGGCCGCCGCAGCGCATGGGCGCCATCCGCGGAATGCCCATCGCCGGGCCGGCCACCCAACTGCCGATGAACGCCTGCCGCTGA
- a CDS encoding lysylphosphatidylglycerol synthase transmembrane domain-containing protein: MTGPRRLLPLIVVLALVALFAFRNNHELREAVRILQHARSGPLMWALAAQILYYAFATLTVRQCLRLVDFDIPFAQSLRATFLLIFVNRIVPGPAATGPAAMYLILGRRGLDKTRAAFVGPMFYAVDYAAFFLLLLLGVLSAILNRQDVRSAVAAIPIVGVAVVVAWAALRMWRRPERVRRFLTRWRDALNATLAGLRLKARLPANGPDHVAETVAGMRDRLDRHPGIGWKMGFAGVAMLLSDVVTMALCLSAFGYSPSVSTALLGFCLATVGAIISFLPGGLGTFEIAMVAGFGSLGVPRPVALAGTLAYRIIATWLPAALGVFASGELARPKANRDAG, from the coding sequence GTGACAGGCCCCAGACGCCTACTCCCCCTCATCGTTGTCCTCGCCCTCGTTGCGCTGTTCGCCTTCCGGAATAACCACGAGCTTCGCGAAGCCGTCCGCATCCTCCAACACGCCCGTTCCGGGCCCCTGATGTGGGCGCTCGCCGCCCAGATCCTCTATTATGCCTTCGCGACGCTCACCGTTCGGCAGTGTCTGCGCCTCGTCGATTTTGACATCCCGTTCGCCCAATCGCTGCGGGCCACGTTTCTGCTCATATTTGTCAACCGAATCGTGCCCGGCCCGGCGGCCACCGGCCCCGCGGCCATGTACCTCATCCTCGGCCGGCGCGGACTGGACAAAACGCGCGCCGCATTCGTCGGGCCGATGTTCTATGCCGTGGATTACGCGGCGTTCTTCCTCCTTCTGCTGCTGGGGGTCCTCAGCGCGATTCTGAACCGGCAGGATGTGCGCTCGGCTGTCGCGGCGATTCCCATCGTGGGCGTCGCCGTCGTGGTCGCGTGGGCGGCTCTGCGGATGTGGCGGCGTCCCGAACGCGTTCGCCGCTTCCTGACCAGATGGCGCGACGCCCTGAACGCAACGCTCGCCGGATTGCGGTTGAAAGCCCGGCTGCCCGCGAACGGTCCGGACCACGTGGCGGAAACCGTCGCCGGCATGCGAGACCGTTTGGACCGCCATCCCGGCATAGGCTGGAAGATGGGGTTCGCCGGCGTCGCGATGCTTCTGTCCGACGTGGTGACGATGGCTCTGTGCCTCAGCGCGTTTGGCTACTCTCCCTCCGTGTCCACTGCGCTCCTGGGGTTCTGCCTCGCCACCGTTGGCGCCATCATTTCGTTTCTCCCGGGCGGTCTGGGCACCTTTGAAATCGCCATGGTCGCCGGGTTCGGGAGTCTGGGCGTGCCCAGACCGGTCGCCCTGGCCGGGACGCTTGCTTACCGCATCATCGCCACCTGGCTCCCCGCGGCTCTCGGGGTGTTCGCGTCGGGCGAACTGGCTCGGCCAAAGGCGAATCGGGACGCAGGGTAA